The sequence below is a genomic window from Salinispira pacifica.
CCCCCGTATCTGAAGGGCGAAATGCCGGCCGTTCCGGAGAAAATCCGAAGGAACACTTACATGGCCGTCCCAGTTTTCCTCCGCGTGGATGGGTTTTCCGGCAGCCACCGAGCCCAGGATTGGAATTCGGTGCTGAAGACCTTCTTCTTTTTCGTTCCCGGCGACTGCAGCGGATGCGTACTGCTGCTCCGGATGATCAAGCACTTCGATGGCTCTGCTACGCATATTGTTGCAGCGGAGGACATGCTTTTTTTCCAGGGCTTTAATATGGTCATAGGCACCCCGGACAGACATGTGAAAGTTCTCCGACACCTCCCTCACCGTGGGAGGGAATTTATGCTCCCTGATGAAGGATTTTATAAAGTTGAGAACTTCAGTCTGTCTGGCAGTTAGACCTTTCATCGCTTCGTTTCTATTCCGTACTTTCGAATTTTATTGTGAAGATTACTGGGGTAAATACCTAAACGCTGCGCAGCTTTGGTTATATTATACCCAGTCTCTTCAAGTTTTTGAAGGATCAGTTTCCTCTCAAACGCATCTTTTGCTTCCATCAGCCCCATCTCGCCGTATTCTTCCAGTTCATTGGAGATCTGGCCGGCGCCCCTGCTCATTTCCCCCTTCAGGGCAAAGTCCACGGACTCCTGGCTGATCACAGATTCATCGGAAAGTACCGAGATCCGCTGAATTACATTCTTGTACTGGCGGATATTTCCCGGCCAGGGGTACTCCTTCAGGCGGGTCATGGCTTCCTCTGAAAAACTCCGCTTATCTCCTCCATAGCGGCCGAGAAAATACTCCCCCAGGATCCTGATATCTTCTCCCCGCTCCCTCAACGGTGGAACATTGATGGGGACAACATGAAGCCGGTAATACAGGTCTTCCCGGAATTCACCGTCCTGTATCATCTTCTGCATATTCCGGTTGGTGGCTGCCAGGAGCCGCACATCAACGGAGATGCTTTCTTCGCTGCCGAGCCGTTCAATGCGCATTTCCTGGATGGCCCTGAGTATTTTGGCCTGGGCGGAAAGGGAGAGATCGGCGATCTCATCCAGGAACAGGGTCCCTCCGGAGGCCAATTCGAACTTTCCCTTTTTTCTGCCGGAAGCACCGGTGAACGCACCTTTTTCATGGCCGAAAAGCTCGCTCTCGATGAGATTATCCGGAATGGCCGCGCAGTTCACCGGAATAAAGGGCTGGTTTTTTCTGGCGGACTTGCCATGAATTTCCCGGGCAACCAGTTCCTTTCCGGTACCGTTTTCCCCGGTGATCAACACCGTGGCATTGCTTGCCGCCGCCTGAACGATTACCGAACGGATTTTATCGATTCCCTCGCTGGAGCCCACCATTTCCTGGTCCGCTCCAAGCTGGGCTTTCAGAGCGCGGTTCTCCCTCCGCAGATCCTCAAGTTCGAAAATATTCCGGCATAACAGAAGAATCCTGTCCATACTCAGCGGCTTTTCCAGCATATCGTATGCGCCCAGTTTTATGGCCTTTACGGCCATCTCAATATTTGCGTGACCGCTGATCACAACCACTTCGACGCCGGGAAACTCATCACGGATTTTTTGAAGAACTTCAATGCCGCCGATGCCCGGCAGCCAGATATCAAGAAATACCAGATCCACAGGCTCGATCTTCAGTATTTCCAGCCCCTTGTATCCGTCCTCGGCAGTAAATACCCGATAATCCTCGTCGCTGAGTATATCTTCAAGAATCTCACGGATTCCCTGTTCGTCGTCAATTACAAGTACGGTATTCATTACTGCTCCAGTATGGGGAGATCGATGTAAAAACGGGCGCCCATGCCCGGTTCGCTTTCCACCCGAATCTCTCCGCCATGATCTTGAATGATACGCTGCACAATGGCAAGCCCGAGACCTGTTCCGCCGGCCTTACTGGTGAAATAGGGATTGAAAATCTGGGATGAAGTTTCCTCATCCATTCCCTCCCCGTCATCCTTAATCTGTATGCGCTGAAACCGCTTCCCGGAACTGCTGAGAATCTGACTCTCAAAGCGTAATTCGCCGGGATTTTGACCGATAGCCTCCACCGCATTTTTCACCAGGTTTCCAAGCACCTGCCGAAACTGGGCGGGGTCCACAAACACCATGGTATCATCCTGAATATGTTCCAGAATAACATCCACGTGGGGTATCCGGTGCACATCCAGCACATCCTGTATCAGCTGCTTCAGGCTCACCTCCCGGGGCTGGGGATAAGGAAGCCGGGCGAAGTCCCTGAATTCGGTAAGCAGCCCTGCCAGGTGATCCACTTCCCGGGTGATGGTGGCAACCGAATTCTCCAGCACCCGGGGAAAATCCGCACCCTCCCTCTCGTATTTGCGCTTCAGCCGTTCTGCGGACAGCTTGATGGGAGTGAGAGGATTCTTGATCTCATGAGCAAGTCGCTGGGCAATATCCTTCCAGGCGGAAACCCGTTCGCTCTGCACCAGCTGAGTACGGGAACGCTCAAGCTCGGCTATCATCCCGTTAAAAGACTCCACAAGATGCCCCAGCTCTTCCCGGGACCGACCCAGAATTCTGAAACTGAAATCTCCTTCCGCCACCCTTCTGGTGGCCTGCTCCAGATTCACAATGGGTCTGATGAGGACATCGCTGAGATAGAATCCCGCCAGAATTGCCAGGAAAACCAGAGGCAGGGAAAATACTCCGTAGAAAATGATGATGCCGGTGAACAGCAGATCCTTGATTTCCCGATACTGACTGAACAATTCCAGGGCCGAAACAATTTTCAGAGTTTTTTCCCCGAAGCCCCGGGGAAGCTCCTCGATGAGGATGATACTCAAATCACGTTCCGGACTGGATATATTCCGGAGAATTCGTATGAAACTCCGGTCCCTGCGGACATCACGGATCACCAGACCTTCATCCTGGAGAAACGAGGATGAGTATTCAATAGCTGCTTCTTCATCACCGTTGAAATAGAGCATTTCACCCTCTGAATCAAAAATCTGCAGGGCATCCAGCGAAGGCCTGATCTGGCTCAGCTGCACAAAGTAGCGGGCGGGATTCTCTCCGGCGCGTTCACTGAGATTTTCAAAGAGGGATGAAAAGGCAAACTCTTCAAGCTCGCTGCTCAGAGTTTGCTGAATATTCACGGTAATATCCAGACTGTTCTCCAGAGCCTCACCGATCTCATCGTTAAACCAGGTATCGCCTATTACTCTGATAAAGCTGAGACTCAATGCCGCCTGGGGTCCGGCAGAAAGAATCACCATAATGAGAAAGTAGATAATCAACCGGGTTTTCAGTACCGAACCGGGTGCATTATCCCGCCGCTCCCTGAGCAAACGCAGCAGGTTGGAGAAGATACTGAATAGAAGCACTACCGGGACAATCAACGCCGCAAACCAGAGTATCACCAGATACAGCTCATTATCCTGATTCTCACTGTTCAGAACCTGTCCGGCGAACAGCACCAGCAGAATAATGAGAAAGAAATAGAAAAACACAAGACTGATAAGACTGCTCAAACCGCTGCCGGCGGATCTGTTCATATCCTTCGACTCCTCGCCGTGGAAAGATCAGAGAAAGAAGTGGGTCTCCCCCCGTGTTTCATATCGGCTGCGAAAAAACATATTCAACCATCTGGCAAATACTGAACCCGGCCCCAGGTGGGGCAGATAGGCACGAACCCTGGCCTGAATTGTACCGCCACGCAGCTCATTCAGTTCCGCTGCAGGAATATGCAGAATCACCGGTTCTTCCAGCATCCGCTTCAACTCATCAATGCTGCGGGCCTGCTTTTGGCTGGGCTTTGCCGCTTCTTCAATATAGTACAACGATGTGTACGGATCATATCCGGCAATGAGCGTTTTCCGATACTGCAATCGACCGGTAAACAGAGCTTCATTTCTCAGAACCACCCTGTACACCATCTGCTGCCGGTAGTTGAGCCCCGTATCGCCGGAAAGGACTTTATCCCCCATGGAATTCCAACGCATCAGCAGTTCTATTCCTCCCAGCCCGTCGGAGGCGGGGCGGACACGAACCTCCAGGGCATCCTGCTTTTTATCCTCTACCGCATCCTCCCGATCCTGCCGGGGATCCGGGCTGCAGGAAATCCACAGAAGCATGACTGCAAGAACGGAGAAAAAAAACGCCGCCCGGAAGAATCTTCCAAGGCGGCGCTGCTGTTGTGAAGTACATCCCCGTCTATTCTTCTTCAAACCTGGTCTCGAAGAGCCGTGCGATGGCATTAACAGCATCTTCTTCATCCTCACCATCTGCACTGATGGTAATTTCAGTATTATACGCCGCACCAAGGGTTATTACCCCCATTATTGATTTTGCATTGATTTCCTCATGGTCTTTCTTGAAGAAAATTCGTGAATCGTAACGGCCGGCTGTCTGTACAATCATGGCTGCTGGACGGGCATGAATTCCCGCCCTGTTCTTTACCACAATAACTTTTTCGGTCATGGCGCTATTCTACCCTTATTTAATGCGGAGGGAAAGGTATTTTTATCCGGAAACAACTTCAGCGGCGTTCATCCACGTCGTAATTAGGATCTTTCAGCTGATCAAGCATCTCTTTTTTATGCATATACAGCTTCCTCGCATTTTCACTCTCCAGCCACTTCATAACGCTCTGATTAAACTCTTTCGCCGAGTAGTATCCCATTTTTTTCAGGCGTTCATTCATGGCTGCAGTCTCGATAATTATGGGGATATTTCTTCCGGGCTTCACCGGAACAACATGATAGGGAACCTTAATACCCAGAATTTCCTTTTTCTTCTCCTCGGCTCCGATACGGTCGTATTCCTTTTCCGCATCCCAGTGCTCGAGTTCGATAATCAGCTGAATCTGCTTGGTTTCACGGATCGCTCCCACTCCAAAAAGATGGCTGATATTTATAATCCCCAGCCCGCGGATTTCCATATGATGGCCCAGAGCCCGGTTGGCACCTGCGCCCACCAGAATATTTCCCGCAACATTTTTTATTTCAACCGAATCATCCGCAACTATCCGGTGCCCCCGGTGAATAAGCTCCAACGCTGTTTCGCTTTTTCCCACTCCGGAATCTCCGGTTATGAAAATTCCGATTCCGAACACCTCCATGAGTACACCATGGGTGGTAATCATCTTCGCAAAAACATTGCTTAACGCCCGCAGGAGTCTTGCACTGAATTCCGAGGTGCTTAAATCCGTCTGGAGTATGGGCGTCCCTGTCTCCTTGGCCATGGCAATCATCTCATCTGTGGGATCCAGGTCATGGGTGAGAACTGCACAGGGGATATCCGAATCAAACAGGGTGCGTACATTATCCATCAGGTGTCGGCTGTCCGGATTTGTGTGGATCATATCAAGATAGGCGTGTTCACCCCTGCCGAACAGCTGAATACGCTCAAATGCGAAGTTGTCGAAAAATCCGCTCAGTGCGAGACCGGGACGATTGAGATCAGGAATCTTGATTTCCCGGGTAAGACCCTGGCGCCCCGCTATGCAGCGGAGGCTCAGGGCATCCTGCTCCTTTAAATCCATATTGAGCAGATCTAAAACGGTAAATGCTTTCATATTCTACGCCAAGATCCGGTTCAGCGGAGTGTAAACTCCCATCTGTTACCGGTGCTTATCCTGAACCTTCTCCTTTTCCTTTCGGATTTTCTGATCAAGACGGTCCACAAGCTTCTCTATTGATTCGTGCAGGTTAAAGGTGTCTTCCTTCAAATGGGCCGTAACCCCCCAACGGAAATTTACATTCACCTCGGCTATCCAGGCATCATGGTCCTTGGCCAGGGTGAACATCAGATCCACAATATAATCTTCGGCATAATTGATTTTCTCAAGCTTGGACTCAAGAAAATTCCGGGTAACATCGGTAATCTGATAATGAACACCTTTGATGTCTACACGCATACACTACCTCCAAAAAAATTAGCGATTGTACGAGGACGAAATATCCAATTCCTTCCGGTATTTCGCCACCGTACGCCGTGCGATTTTAATACCGCGTTTTTCCAACAAGTCTGAAATCTTCTGATCCGACAAATGGCGGTCCGCTTCGGCTTCCAGAATTTCCTTCATGATCGCCTTCACCGCTTCCTTGCCGTAGCTTCCGCCGCCTTTCCGGGTTCCGGTCACCGCGTTGGTGAAAAAATACTTCAGTTCAAATATGCCGAAGTCGGTCTGCATATATTTTCCCCGGGTGAGGCGGCTCACCGTGGCCTCATGAACTCCGATATCTTCAGCCACATTCTTTAATGTAAGGGGAACTATGCTCTTGGGTCCATGAATAAAAAAATCACGCTGATATTCCACAATGGCAAGAGCAACTTTTTTCAGGGTGTCATGCCTCTGTTGAATGCTGTTGATGAACCATCTGGCATCCCGAATCTTGGATGTGACAAAACTCTTTGCCTCTGCGTGGCCGGGCTGATCGTTGTTTCCCGACTCCTGGAAAACCTGGTCAAAGAATGAGTTCAATCCCAGAACCGGAATTTCCTCCTCATTCACCATGATCCTGAACTCACCATTCTCCCTGGTAACTGCCACATCCGGGATTACATAGGTCGGCTCGGCACTGGAATATTCCCTTCCGGGAAAGGGAGTGAGGCTCTTCAGGATTTCCAGGCAGTGCAGCACCTCTTCTTCCGGGATTTTTTCAGCACGGGCAATATCCCGGTATTTCCCCCGGTCCAGGGCCTGCAGATGTTTTTCAATCAGAGGATAGATGGCTTCAGGGACATCAACCACCAGTGAGGCCTGGATTTTCAGACTTTCAATATAGTCTGCGCTGCAGCACCCTGGAGGATCGAATCGCTGGATAATAGAGATCATTTCCTTCATTGCCGGATGCTGATCCTGCGATACCAGCAGTTCAGGATCTTCCAGATGGAAACCGTTTTCATCCAGATTCCTGATAAGCAGCTCGCCGATCTGAAAAAATTCCTCGGGAATAGGCTGGAGGCGAAGCTGCCATATCAGATGCTCCCGAAGGCTCTCGGGTTTGGATAGGGCGTTTTCCATAAAACTCTGTTTAGAGTCAGCCGCAGCCTGATCGTAGCTTGAAGAAAACCCGGGGTCTGAGCTGTTTTCAAAATAGCTTTCAACTTCGCTGTTTTTCTCCGGCATGGAATCCAGGGAGATGGTTTCCCGGTCTTCGAGCACTTCCAGAGCAGGATTTTCGTCCAGTTCCTGGTCAATCCGGGCTTTGAGATCCTGAAGGGGAAGAGCCATAATCTGAATGGACTGCAGCATCTGCGGACTCAGCTTGAGTTTTTGTGTCTGTACTAGTGCCGGTCTCTGATACTGCACCTCATCCTCCAGGGGTTATAGATTAATTGTGTGTTAGGCACATCCATTTGTCAACGCAGCGGGATCGCATCAGGCTTCAAAAGACTCCCCAAGATACACTTCCCGTGCCAGTCGGTTTTTCAGCAATTCAGCCTTGTCGCCTTCAGCCACAATCTGGCCATCCTTGATAATATATGAACGGCGGGTAATCTCCAGGGTGTCTCTCACATTATGGTCGGTAATGAGAATTCCGATATTTTTATCCACAAGAATGCGGATGATATTCTTGATCTCATGAACGGCAATAGGATCAATTCCTGCGAATGGCTCGTCCAGCAGCAGAAAATGGGGATCAATGGCCAGACTCCGGGCAATTTCCGTGCGCCGCCGCTCCCCCCCTGAGAGAGTGTAGGCAGGCTGCTTCCGCTTTTCCTGCAGACCAAGATCACCCAGAAGGGATTCCAGAAGATCCCTTTTTTCTGTGGTACTGAGGGTGTTTCTGTTCTCGATGATAGCCCAGATATTATCCTCCACGCTGAGCTTCCGGAATACGGAAGCTTCCTGGGGAAGATAGGAAATTCCCAGGCGGGCCCTGCGGTACATGGGCAAATTGGTGATCACATGATCATTCAGAAGAATATCGCCGCCGTTAGGTTTGATAAACCCCACTATGCTGTAGAAACAGGTGGTTTTCCCCGCACCATTCGGCCCGAGCAGCCCCACAACCTCTCCCTTATGCATGGAAAAATCAATTCCCCTGAGAACCTGCTTCTTTCCGTATTTTTTCTGTAGATTTGATACCTGCAGTGTACTCATTCGTCCCCGCTCTCACCGGTTTCTTCTAGGGCTGCGCCGCCGGAAGTTGCGTTCTCTCCCGCAGACCCGTTCTCTGCGGCAGATCCGCTCTCTCCGGATGCATCAGGACTTCCGGAAGAATCCTCCCCTTCGGAGTCCTGTTCCGGATCACTGATCTGTCCCCGGACTTCACCCTCAAGAATAATCTCATTTGATTCGGTAAAAATCGTAATCACCGCAGCTGAATACTCGTCTCCCTGGTAATACACCACAGGAAATCCGCTGAGTTCCAGCCTGCCGCTGTCTTCAAAGTACCGTACATACTCCGCCTGTGCCAGCATATCTTCCCGGACAATTTGCACATCCAGCTGGAAAACCGCAAGCGCCCCTTCCCGTTCCATGTAGGTGCTACGAACAAGAATATCCTCACCGGGATCATTGAATTCGGCGCTGCCTTCGAGAACCAGAGCTTCGGTTTCCGTATCATAATTCAGCACATTTGCAGAAATCTCCGTGCCCGAATCCTTGTCCAGGAGCTTCACTGCACCCCGTGCTTCAATATATCGGTTTTCTTCTCCGCTGAGACTGATACTTTCACCCTCTATGCGGATTGTCTCCCCTTCAACCTTTGCATCATTTTCGAGGACGGTGCGCTCGCTGCCTTCGGCAAACACCGAGCGTATAAAACCGGCGGTGGCTTCCAGCGGTTCTGAGAAAAGAGGGCCGGCTGCCAAAACGGCAATAAGGGCTGTAAGGGCGTACGCTGTTCTATCTCTCATTGCCGTTCCTCTTCTCCGACGGGCTCATCATCGCTTGTTTCATTACGATTATTTTCATCACCGGAACCGGTGATGATGCGCCCGGTGCCGCCTCCGTCAAACCGGAGCTCCTGCAGCAGAAGATCCACCACAAAACCTCTTCCCCTGAATTGTGAGCCGTCGTCACGAATCAGTTCTACCCATTCATCATCCGGGCTCCAGATCAGATCCTGTTCCGGGCTGTATAAAAACTGATCCCCCAGAACTCTCGATTCGCTGTCGGTAATATAGATTTCCACACCATCTCTCAGCAGAATATCCTCACTGTCCAGATCTCTGGAAGCGAATCCCGCCCTGCCCTGGAGGGAAACGGATGCATCTTCATTGTATTGAGTGAAACTCAATCCTTCAATTTCCTGGAGTTCACGTTCCTCAAAGGTTCGCAGAATATCCGACTGAAGCTCAAGAAGCAGATTTCCGTCTTCATATACCCGCTCCACAATATTACTCAGGGAAACATCCGGGATCTGCTGTTTCTCCTCTTCACTCATGGCCATCTGATCATAGTCAAAACTGCAGGAGCCGAGAAGAGCAACCATGGCGGCTGATAATACAACATAGATGGGAAGGGCCGGAGGAAAAAAGGACCTCATTTCTTCCGGCCGGCACTTGCTTCAATGAAACTTGCAAACAGGGGATGGGCGTCCAGGGGACTGGAAAGAAATTCCGGATGATACTGCACCCCGATGCCCCAGGGATGCCCGACCCACTCACTGGATTCCACCAGTTCTCCCTGGGGTGTGGTGCCGCCGAAATTCAGGCCTCCCTCCGCCAGGGCGGATCTGAATTTATTGTTCACCTCATAGCGGTGGCGGTGTCGTTCCTTGATTATCTCTTCTCCGTAAATCTCCCGAATTCTGCTCCCCGGGAGCAGCCGTGAACTGCTCAGTCCCAGACGCATGGTTCCGCCGTAGTTCTTCACATCCACCTGTTCTTCCAGGAGACTGATGACCGGATTATCCGCTTCCGGAGCGAACTCGGTGCTGTTGGCATCTTCCAGTCCCAGTACATTCCGGGCATATTCCACCACCAGCACCTGCATCCCCAGGCAAATTCCGAAATACGGGAGTTTATGTTCCCGGGCATATCGGGCCGCCAGGATCATCCCTTCAACACCCCGGCTTCCAAAACCTCCGGGCACCAGTATTCCGTCCAGCTCACCCAGCACCGATTCGGGGTCATCAAGTTTTTCCAGATGCTCGCTGTCAATTTTACTGATTTTTACGTCAACTCCGTTGGCGATACCGCCGTGAATCAGGGCTTCGTCCACCGACTTGTATGCATCCGCAAGCTCAATATACTTCCCAACCATTCCGATGGTGACAGTTTTTTTCGCCGACCGGATGACATCCACGATGGCCTCCCAGCGGGACATATCCGATTCTGCGGCTTCCACACCCAGACGGTGGAGGACGATGCTGTCCAGTCCCTGGCTCTGATAGTTCAGGGGAATTTCATAAATGCTTTTGGCCACATCGTGGGCTGAGATCACGGCATTCACCGGAACATTGGTGAACAGGGCAATTTTCCTGCGCATATCCTCATCCACTTCATTGGGAGAACGGCACAGCAGGACATCCGGCTGAAGCCCGATTTCCCGCATTTTATTCACCGCATGCTGGGTGGGCTTGGTCTTTTGTTCGCCGCCGGCAACCTCTGGAACCAGAGTAACGTGTACCGAGATCACATTATCCCGACCATGCTCGTGAACCATCTGACGGGCAGC
It includes:
- the lexA gene encoding transcriptional repressor LexA, whose protein sequence is MKGLTARQTEVLNFIKSFIREHKFPPTVREVSENFHMSVRGAYDHIKALEKKHVLRCNNMRSRAIEVLDHPEQQYASAAVAGNEKEEGLQHRIPILGSVAAGKPIHAEENWDGHVSVPSDFLRNGRHFALQIRGDSMTGAGIMEGDLAIVKEQSTAENGEIIVAMLEDSVTLKRFYREANRVKLQSENSKYPPMYTRDIRILGKLEHIIRTY
- a CDS encoding sigma-54-dependent transcriptional regulator, with translation MNTVLVIDDEQGIREILEDILSDEDYRVFTAEDGYKGLEILKIEPVDLVFLDIWLPGIGGIEVLQKIRDEFPGVEVVVISGHANIEMAVKAIKLGAYDMLEKPLSMDRILLLCRNIFELEDLRRENRALKAQLGADQEMVGSSEGIDKIRSVIVQAAASNATVLITGENGTGKELVAREIHGKSARKNQPFIPVNCAAIPDNLIESELFGHEKGAFTGASGRKKGKFELASGGTLFLDEIADLSLSAQAKILRAIQEMRIERLGSEESISVDVRLLAATNRNMQKMIQDGEFREDLYYRLHVVPINVPPLRERGEDIRILGEYFLGRYGGDKRSFSEEAMTRLKEYPWPGNIRQYKNVIQRISVLSDESVISQESVDFALKGEMSRGAGQISNELEEYGEMGLMEAKDAFERKLILQKLEETGYNITKAAQRLGIYPSNLHNKIRKYGIETKR
- a CDS encoding sensor histidine kinase, which translates into the protein MNRSAGSGLSSLISLVFFYFFLIILLVLFAGQVLNSENQDNELYLVILWFAALIVPVVLLFSIFSNLLRLLRERRDNAPGSVLKTRLIIYFLIMVILSAGPQAALSLSFIRVIGDTWFNDEIGEALENSLDITVNIQQTLSSELEEFAFSSLFENLSERAGENPARYFVQLSQIRPSLDALQIFDSEGEMLYFNGDEEAAIEYSSSFLQDEGLVIRDVRRDRSFIRILRNISSPERDLSIILIEELPRGFGEKTLKIVSALELFSQYREIKDLLFTGIIIFYGVFSLPLVFLAILAGFYLSDVLIRPIVNLEQATRRVAEGDFSFRILGRSREELGHLVESFNGMIAELERSRTQLVQSERVSAWKDIAQRLAHEIKNPLTPIKLSAERLKRKYEREGADFPRVLENSVATITREVDHLAGLLTEFRDFARLPYPQPREVSLKQLIQDVLDVHRIPHVDVILEHIQDDTMVFVDPAQFRQVLGNLVKNAVEAIGQNPGELRFESQILSSSGKRFQRIQIKDDGEGMDEETSSQIFNPYFTSKAGGTGLGLAIVQRIIQDHGGEIRVESEPGMGARFYIDLPILEQ
- a CDS encoding HPr family phosphocarrier protein codes for the protein MTEKVIVVKNRAGIHARPAAMIVQTAGRYDSRIFFKKDHEEINAKSIMGVITLGAAYNTEITISADGEDEEDAVNAIARLFETRFEEE
- the hprK gene encoding HPr(Ser) kinase/phosphatase; translated protein: MKAFTVLDLLNMDLKEQDALSLRCIAGRQGLTREIKIPDLNRPGLALSGFFDNFAFERIQLFGRGEHAYLDMIHTNPDSRHLMDNVRTLFDSDIPCAVLTHDLDPTDEMIAMAKETGTPILQTDLSTSEFSARLLRALSNVFAKMITTHGVLMEVFGIGIFITGDSGVGKSETALELIHRGHRIVADDSVEIKNVAGNILVGAGANRALGHHMEIRGLGIINISHLFGVGAIRETKQIQLIIELEHWDAEKEYDRIGAEEKKKEILGIKVPYHVVPVKPGRNIPIIIETAAMNERLKKMGYYSAKEFNQSVMKWLESENARKLYMHKKEMLDQLKDPNYDVDERR
- the hpf gene encoding ribosome hibernation-promoting factor, HPF/YfiA family: MRVDIKGVHYQITDVTRNFLESKLEKINYAEDYIVDLMFTLAKDHDAWIAEVNVNFRWGVTAHLKEDTFNLHESIEKLVDRLDQKIRKEKEKVQDKHR
- the rpoN gene encoding RNA polymerase factor sigma-54, whose protein sequence is MQYQRPALVQTQKLKLSPQMLQSIQIMALPLQDLKARIDQELDENPALEVLEDRETISLDSMPEKNSEVESYFENSSDPGFSSSYDQAAADSKQSFMENALSKPESLREHLIWQLRLQPIPEEFFQIGELLIRNLDENGFHLEDPELLVSQDQHPAMKEMISIIQRFDPPGCCSADYIESLKIQASLVVDVPEAIYPLIEKHLQALDRGKYRDIARAEKIPEEEVLHCLEILKSLTPFPGREYSSAEPTYVIPDVAVTRENGEFRIMVNEEEIPVLGLNSFFDQVFQESGNNDQPGHAEAKSFVTSKIRDARWFINSIQQRHDTLKKVALAIVEYQRDFFIHGPKSIVPLTLKNVAEDIGVHEATVSRLTRGKYMQTDFGIFELKYFFTNAVTGTRKGGGSYGKEAVKAIMKEILEAEADRHLSDQKISDLLEKRGIKIARRTVAKYRKELDISSSYNR
- the lptB gene encoding LPS export ABC transporter ATP-binding protein; the protein is MSTLQVSNLQKKYGKKQVLRGIDFSMHKGEVVGLLGPNGAGKTTCFYSIVGFIKPNGGDILLNDHVITNLPMYRRARLGISYLPQEASVFRKLSVEDNIWAIIENRNTLSTTEKRDLLESLLGDLGLQEKRKQPAYTLSGGERRRTEIARSLAIDPHFLLLDEPFAGIDPIAVHEIKNIIRILVDKNIGILITDHNVRDTLEITRRSYIIKDGQIVAEGDKAELLKNRLAREVYLGESFEA
- a CDS encoding LptA/OstA family protein, which encodes MRDRTAYALTALIAVLAAGPLFSEPLEATAGFIRSVFAEGSERTVLENDAKVEGETIRIEGESISLSGEENRYIEARGAVKLLDKDSGTEISANVLNYDTETEALVLEGSAEFNDPGEDILVRSTYMEREGALAVFQLDVQIVREDMLAQAEYVRYFEDSGRLELSGFPVVYYQGDEYSAAVITIFTESNEIILEGEVRGQISDPEQDSEGEDSSGSPDASGESGSAAENGSAGENATSGGAALEETGESGDE
- the lptC gene encoding LPS export ABC transporter periplasmic protein LptC; this encodes MRSFFPPALPIYVVLSAAMVALLGSCSFDYDQMAMSEEEKQQIPDVSLSNIVERVYEDGNLLLELQSDILRTFEERELQEIEGLSFTQYNEDASVSLQGRAGFASRDLDSEDILLRDGVEIYITDSESRVLGDQFLYSPEQDLIWSPDDEWVELIRDDGSQFRGRGFVVDLLLQELRFDGGGTGRIITGSGDENNRNETSDDEPVGEEERQ
- a CDS encoding CTP synthase; the protein is MRKYIFVTGGVCSSLGKGIAASSLGTLLESRGLVVRMVKIDPYINVDAGTMSPYQHGEVYVTDDGAETDLDLGNYARFTKSTLSRHHSITTGQVYQEVIQREREGRYLGRTVQVIPHITDRIKQRIVNIGEEEGVDATIIEIGGTVGDIESIPFLEAARQMVHEHGRDNVISVHVTLVPEVAGGEQKTKPTQHAVNKMREIGLQPDVLLCRSPNEVDEDMRRKIALFTNVPVNAVISAHDVAKSIYEIPLNYQSQGLDSIVLHRLGVEAAESDMSRWEAIVDVIRSAKKTVTIGMVGKYIELADAYKSVDEALIHGGIANGVDVKISKIDSEHLEKLDDPESVLGELDGILVPGGFGSRGVEGMILAARYAREHKLPYFGICLGMQVLVVEYARNVLGLEDANSTEFAPEADNPVISLLEEQVDVKNYGGTMRLGLSSSRLLPGSRIREIYGEEIIKERHRHRYEVNNKFRSALAEGGLNFGGTTPQGELVESSEWVGHPWGIGVQYHPEFLSSPLDAHPLFASFIEASAGRKK